A region from the Sander vitreus isolate 19-12246 chromosome 1, sanVit1, whole genome shotgun sequence genome encodes:
- the slc7a9 gene encoding b(0,+)-type amino acid transporter 1 isoform X2, whose product MEEGNITKRKESQNGSTGHSVDFQNKEKQPKATVLQKDVGLLSGICLIVGTMIGSGIFISPKSVLLYSGAVGPCLLIWAACGVLATLGALCYAELGTMITKSGGEYSYLSEAFGSVIAYLYSWTTVMVLKPSSFAIITLSFAEYASAPFYPGCTPPLVVTKCLSAAAIFLIVTVNCLSVKLASYVQNFFTAAKLFIILVIVVAGMNMLAQGNTETFSNAFEGTSSSFGAIGLAFYNGLWAYDGWNQLNFITEELKNPFRNLPLAILIGIPLVSVCYVLVNIAYFSVMTSTELLLSPAVAVTFGDRVLHPLSWIIPLFVVFSTFGSANGSCFTAGRLAYVSGREGHMVKILSYISLKRYTPAPALILNGMLAIFYIIPADINTLINYFSFAQWVFYGLTALALIVMRFTRKELHRPVKVPIVIAGLMVVVSCYLVLAPIIDKPELEYLYCTIFIFSGLLLYYPFVHRKVNWARKLMRPITMHLQLLMEVVPPEKSE is encoded by the exons GTTGGTCTGTTAAGTGGCATCTGTCTGATTGTGGGGACGATGATTGGCTCAGGCATCTTTATTTCTCCTAAGTCAGTTCTGCTGTACTCTGGAGCTGTGGGACCCTGCCTCCTCATCTGGGCTGCCTGTGGTGTGTTAGCCACTCTGG GAGCACTGTGCTATGCTGAGCTTGGCACCATGATCACCAAGTCGGGCGGAGAGTATTCATATTTATCGGAGGCTTTTGGCTCCGTCATAGCCTACCTTTACTCCTGGACCACTGTCATGGTGCTGAAGCCCTCCTCTTTTGCCATCATCACTCTGAGCTTTGCAGAATATGCCTCTGCTCCTTTCTACCCCGGCTGTACGCCTCCTCTTGTTGTTACCAAGTGTCTTTCAGCAGCAGCTATAT TTTTGATCGTCACCGTCAACTGTTTAAGTGTAAAACTGGCAAGCTACGTGCAGAACTTCTTCACTGCAGCCAAACTTTTCATCATCCTTGTCATTGTGGTTGCTGGCATGAATATGTTGGCACAAG GAAACACTGAGACATTCTCAAATGCATTTGAAGGCACGTCATCGTCTTTTGGAGCAATCGGACTTGCATTCTATAATGGGCTTTGGGCTTATGATGGATG GAATCAACTGAATTTCATTACAGAAGAGCTGAAAAACCCATTCAG GAATTTGCCACTGGCCATCCTCATTGGGATCCCTTTGGTATCTGTGTGCTACGTGTTGGTCAACATCGCTTACTTTTCTGTTATGACCAGCACTGAACTGCTGTTGTCTCCAGCTGTTGCTGTG ACTTTTGGAGACAGAGTCCTTCACCCTTTGTCTTGGATCATTCCTCTCTTTGTTGTCTTCTCTACATTCGGCTCTGCCAATGGAAGCTGCTTCACTGCTGGCAG ACTGGCCTATGTATCTGGTAGAGAGGGTCACATGGTGAAAATTTTATCTTATATTAGCCTGAAGCGCTACACTCCAGCCCCTGCTCTCATATTAAAT GGTATGTTGGCTATTTTCTACATAATCCCAGCAGACATTAACACCCTCATTAACTACTTCAGCTTTGCTCAGTGGGTGTTTTATGGTCTCACAGCACTAGCTCTCATAGTCATGCGTTTCACCAGGAAGGAGCTTCATAGACCAGTAAAG GTGCCGATTGTCATAGCAGGCCTAATGGTCGTGGTGTCCTGCTACTTAGTCCTGGCTCCCATCATTGATAAGCCAGAGCTGGAGTACCTCTACTGTACTATCTTCATCTTCAGTGGACTTCTACTTTACTACCCTTTTGTCCACCGGAAGGTCAACTGGGCACGCAAACTCATGA GGCCCATTACCATGCATCTCCAACTGCTGATGGAAGTAGTTCCTCCTGAGAAAAGCGAATGA
- the slc7a9 gene encoding b(0,+)-type amino acid transporter 1 isoform X1, translating to MHHQTEMEEGNITKRKESQNGSTGHSVDFQNKEKQPKATVLQKDVGLLSGICLIVGTMIGSGIFISPKSVLLYSGAVGPCLLIWAACGVLATLGALCYAELGTMITKSGGEYSYLSEAFGSVIAYLYSWTTVMVLKPSSFAIITLSFAEYASAPFYPGCTPPLVVTKCLSAAAIFLIVTVNCLSVKLASYVQNFFTAAKLFIILVIVVAGMNMLAQGNTETFSNAFEGTSSSFGAIGLAFYNGLWAYDGWNQLNFITEELKNPFRNLPLAILIGIPLVSVCYVLVNIAYFSVMTSTELLLSPAVAVTFGDRVLHPLSWIIPLFVVFSTFGSANGSCFTAGRLAYVSGREGHMVKILSYISLKRYTPAPALILNGMLAIFYIIPADINTLINYFSFAQWVFYGLTALALIVMRFTRKELHRPVKVPIVIAGLMVVVSCYLVLAPIIDKPELEYLYCTIFIFSGLLLYYPFVHRKVNWARKLMRPITMHLQLLMEVVPPEKSE from the exons GTTGGTCTGTTAAGTGGCATCTGTCTGATTGTGGGGACGATGATTGGCTCAGGCATCTTTATTTCTCCTAAGTCAGTTCTGCTGTACTCTGGAGCTGTGGGACCCTGCCTCCTCATCTGGGCTGCCTGTGGTGTGTTAGCCACTCTGG GAGCACTGTGCTATGCTGAGCTTGGCACCATGATCACCAAGTCGGGCGGAGAGTATTCATATTTATCGGAGGCTTTTGGCTCCGTCATAGCCTACCTTTACTCCTGGACCACTGTCATGGTGCTGAAGCCCTCCTCTTTTGCCATCATCACTCTGAGCTTTGCAGAATATGCCTCTGCTCCTTTCTACCCCGGCTGTACGCCTCCTCTTGTTGTTACCAAGTGTCTTTCAGCAGCAGCTATAT TTTTGATCGTCACCGTCAACTGTTTAAGTGTAAAACTGGCAAGCTACGTGCAGAACTTCTTCACTGCAGCCAAACTTTTCATCATCCTTGTCATTGTGGTTGCTGGCATGAATATGTTGGCACAAG GAAACACTGAGACATTCTCAAATGCATTTGAAGGCACGTCATCGTCTTTTGGAGCAATCGGACTTGCATTCTATAATGGGCTTTGGGCTTATGATGGATG GAATCAACTGAATTTCATTACAGAAGAGCTGAAAAACCCATTCAG GAATTTGCCACTGGCCATCCTCATTGGGATCCCTTTGGTATCTGTGTGCTACGTGTTGGTCAACATCGCTTACTTTTCTGTTATGACCAGCACTGAACTGCTGTTGTCTCCAGCTGTTGCTGTG ACTTTTGGAGACAGAGTCCTTCACCCTTTGTCTTGGATCATTCCTCTCTTTGTTGTCTTCTCTACATTCGGCTCTGCCAATGGAAGCTGCTTCACTGCTGGCAG ACTGGCCTATGTATCTGGTAGAGAGGGTCACATGGTGAAAATTTTATCTTATATTAGCCTGAAGCGCTACACTCCAGCCCCTGCTCTCATATTAAAT GGTATGTTGGCTATTTTCTACATAATCCCAGCAGACATTAACACCCTCATTAACTACTTCAGCTTTGCTCAGTGGGTGTTTTATGGTCTCACAGCACTAGCTCTCATAGTCATGCGTTTCACCAGGAAGGAGCTTCATAGACCAGTAAAG GTGCCGATTGTCATAGCAGGCCTAATGGTCGTGGTGTCCTGCTACTTAGTCCTGGCTCCCATCATTGATAAGCCAGAGCTGGAGTACCTCTACTGTACTATCTTCATCTTCAGTGGACTTCTACTTTACTACCCTTTTGTCCACCGGAAGGTCAACTGGGCACGCAAACTCATGA GGCCCATTACCATGCATCTCCAACTGCTGATGGAAGTAGTTCCTCCTGAGAAAAGCGAATGA